In Achromobacter xylosoxidans A8, a single window of DNA contains:
- a CDS encoding methylmalonyl-CoA mutase, with product MSAEQHREARDMEPQLSSTSPSGIDVPTSVGPDAIDPARIGAPGEYPYTRGIFPDGYQGRLWTIRQYSGFGTAEESNERYKFLLEKGQTGLSVALDLPTQCGLDPVHPMARPEIGKVGVSLSNLSEAEILFKDLDLSKISTSFTINGTAAIIYAMYLAVADKQNVPRDKLTGTIQNDILKEYVARGTWIFPVRPSMRLIADSILYSNEVSPRFNPISIAGAHVRDAGSTAAEEMAYTLANGLAYVEELRARGGDVEKFAKRLSFFFYVHMDFFDEIAKFRAGRRLWARLMKERYGVQDPKAQHFRFGVVCGGSSLVAPQPYNNVARVAVETMAAVLGGAQSIFTCAFDEAFQIPTEFSAELAVRTQQIIAFESGIGRTVDPLGGSYFLEQHTDRMEEQITKVMDEIDAYGGVIPAIEDGWIQLRLAERGLERKLNTDSGRNVIIGQNYFRKADEEIKVGEVFKLDPTVAERALEKYQRVLDTRRQSEVDRALSRLSAVAAKDNENIMPYLVECCHAYATVGEMVERLKDKWGEFKEPVNL from the coding sequence ATGAGCGCCGAACAGCATCGCGAAGCGCGCGACATGGAGCCGCAGCTGAGCTCCACCAGCCCCAGCGGCATCGACGTGCCGACCAGCGTCGGCCCGGACGCCATCGACCCGGCCCGCATCGGCGCGCCGGGCGAGTACCCTTACACGCGGGGGATTTTCCCCGACGGCTACCAGGGCCGTCTCTGGACTATCCGCCAGTACTCGGGCTTCGGCACCGCCGAGGAGTCCAACGAGCGCTACAAGTTTCTTCTGGAAAAGGGGCAGACCGGCCTGTCCGTGGCGCTGGACCTGCCCACGCAGTGCGGCCTGGATCCGGTGCACCCGATGGCGCGTCCGGAGATCGGCAAGGTGGGCGTCTCGCTGTCCAACCTGAGCGAGGCCGAGATCCTGTTCAAGGACCTGGACCTGTCGAAGATATCGACCTCGTTCACGATCAATGGCACGGCCGCCATCATCTACGCCATGTATCTGGCCGTGGCGGACAAGCAGAATGTCCCGCGCGACAAGCTCACCGGCACCATCCAGAACGACATCCTGAAAGAGTACGTGGCGCGCGGCACCTGGATCTTCCCGGTACGCCCTTCGATGCGGCTGATCGCGGACTCCATCCTCTATTCCAACGAAGTCTCGCCACGCTTCAACCCGATCAGCATCGCGGGCGCCCACGTGCGCGACGCCGGTTCGACCGCGGCCGAGGAAATGGCCTACACCCTGGCCAACGGCCTGGCCTATGTGGAGGAACTGCGCGCGCGCGGCGGCGACGTCGAGAAGTTCGCCAAGCGCCTGTCGTTCTTCTTCTACGTCCACATGGACTTCTTCGACGAGATCGCCAAGTTCCGCGCGGGCCGCAGGCTATGGGCCCGCCTGATGAAGGAACGCTACGGCGTGCAGGACCCGAAAGCGCAGCACTTCCGCTTCGGCGTGGTCTGCGGCGGCTCGTCGCTGGTGGCGCCGCAGCCCTACAACAACGTCGCACGCGTGGCCGTGGAAACTATGGCCGCCGTGCTGGGCGGCGCGCAATCCATCTTCACCTGCGCTTTTGACGAGGCGTTCCAGATCCCCACGGAATTCTCGGCCGAACTGGCCGTGCGCACGCAACAGATCATCGCGTTCGAGAGCGGCATCGGCCGCACGGTCGATCCCCTGGGCGGCAGCTACTTCCTGGAGCAGCACACCGACCGGATGGAAGAGCAGATCACCAAGGTGATGGATGAGATCGACGCCTACGGCGGCGTGATCCCGGCCATCGAGGACGGCTGGATCCAGCTGCGCCTGGCCGAACGCGGCCTGGAACGCAAGCTCAACACCGACTCCGGACGCAACGTGATCATCGGCCAGAACTACTTCAGGAAGGCGGACGAAGAGATCAAGGTCGGCGAGGTCTTCAAGCTGGACCCGACCGTGGCCGAGCGCGCGCTGGAGAAGTACCAGCGGGTGCTCGACACGCGCCGCCAATCCGAGGTCGACCGCGCGCTGTCCCGGCTGTCCGCCGTGGCCGCCAAGGACAACGAGAACATCATGCCCTACCTCGTGGAGTGCTGCCACGCCTACGCCACCGTCGGCGAAATGGTGGAGCGCCTGAAGGACAAGTGGGGCGAATTCAAGGAGCCGGTGAATCTATGA
- a CDS encoding cobalamin B12-binding domain-containing protein codes for MSAQQTSAALAAKRILIGKPGLDGHDIGAKIVALTLRNAGAEVIYTGLRRSPLQIAQVAVDEGVDAVGLSILSGSHRELVAEVMAQLRELRAHSVKVFVGGTIPAEDWPYLKELGVAAIFTADMPLDDMVRTLAQSLS; via the coding sequence ATGAGCGCCCAACAGACCTCTGCCGCCCTGGCGGCCAAGCGTATCCTGATCGGCAAGCCCGGCCTGGACGGCCACGACATCGGCGCCAAGATCGTCGCGCTGACGCTGCGCAACGCCGGGGCGGAAGTCATCTATACCGGCCTGCGCCGCAGCCCGCTGCAGATCGCGCAGGTGGCGGTGGACGAAGGCGTGGACGCGGTCGGCCTGAGCATCCTGTCCGGCAGCCACCGCGAGCTGGTCGCCGAAGTCATGGCGCAGCTGCGCGAACTGCGGGCGCACAGCGTGAAGGTCTTCGTCGGCGGCACCATCCCCGCGGAAGACTGGCCCTACCTGAAAGAACTGGGTGTCGCCGCGATCTTCACCGCCGACATGCCGCTGGACGACATGGTCCGCACCTTGGCGCAGAGCTTGTCATGA
- a CDS encoding CaiB/BaiF CoA transferase family protein, which translates to MNAPLAGIRIIEVGHMLAGPYCGLMLADMGAEVIKIETPEGDIGRSVSPHFVGPHNAYFASLNRNKKSVVLDLASMEGREALGRIVETSHALVTNLRPSAIRKLGLTYDALRRWNERLVCVALTGYGLDGPYADNPAYDYVIQAMTGVMALTGDPEAPPTKAGYSAVDNSAGLVAAVGLLAKIVQGEGGQVDVAMYDVMLSQLNYLAGAALNAGETIERLADSSHPYVVPAQIFATADGWLTLFITHDRFWKTFCCEIGRPEWVADPKFATMAGRRTHRTEVIAAIAQVLRQAPARAWVRRLSPLGVVAAEVGTLNAALSSDIAAARALVVALGDGSLPLQAVASPIRFQGYAPVYGLPPLLDEHGDEVLGRVRT; encoded by the coding sequence ATGAACGCGCCGCTCGCGGGGATCCGGATCATCGAAGTCGGCCATATGCTGGCCGGCCCCTACTGCGGCCTGATGCTGGCCGACATGGGCGCCGAGGTCATCAAGATCGAAACGCCCGAGGGCGACATCGGCCGCAGCGTCAGCCCGCATTTCGTGGGCCCGCACAATGCCTACTTCGCCAGCCTGAACCGCAACAAGAAAAGCGTGGTGCTCGACCTGGCAAGCATGGAGGGACGCGAGGCGCTGGGGCGCATCGTCGAAACCTCGCATGCGCTGGTGACCAATTTGCGGCCTTCCGCGATTCGCAAGCTCGGCCTCACCTATGACGCGTTGCGGCGCTGGAACGAACGGTTGGTCTGCGTGGCGCTGACGGGCTACGGGCTGGACGGCCCTTACGCGGACAACCCCGCCTACGACTACGTCATCCAGGCGATGACGGGTGTCATGGCCTTGACCGGCGATCCCGAGGCGCCGCCCACCAAGGCCGGCTACTCGGCGGTGGACAACTCGGCGGGCCTGGTGGCCGCGGTCGGGCTGCTGGCCAAGATCGTGCAGGGCGAAGGCGGCCAGGTCGATGTCGCGATGTACGACGTCATGCTCTCGCAGCTCAATTACCTGGCGGGCGCGGCGCTGAACGCAGGCGAAACCATAGAACGCCTGGCGGACTCGTCCCACCCCTATGTGGTGCCGGCGCAGATATTCGCGACGGCGGACGGATGGCTCACGCTGTTCATCACCCACGACAGGTTCTGGAAAACGTTCTGCTGCGAAATCGGCCGTCCCGAATGGGTGGCGGACCCGAAGTTCGCCACCATGGCGGGGCGCAGGACGCACCGGACCGAAGTCATAGCCGCCATCGCGCAGGTACTTCGCCAGGCGCCCGCCCGCGCATGGGTGCGCCGCCTGAGCCCGCTGGGCGTGGTGGCGGCGGAAGTCGGCACCTTGAACGCGGCGCTCTCCAGCGACATCGCCGCCGCGCGCGCGCTGGTGGTCGCGCTGGGCGACGGCAGCCTGCCGCTGCAGGCCGTGGCCAGCCCGATCCGCTTCCAGGGGTATGCGCCGGTCTACGGCCTGCCGCCCCTGCTGGACGAGCACGGCGACGAAGTGCTGGGCAGGGTCAGGACATGA
- a CDS encoding ArgK/MeaB family GTPase yields the protein MNAPGRLKHEGSPADAPPLDRWALGRALTRMANADAAEVARFALRDATAHAARRIGITGAPGAGKSTLVGHLALERAPTGRLGVLAVDPSSPKSGGAILGDRVRMDDLAGIGDLYIRSLGSRRTCDGLADNLPEMLDIMDEFGFDEVLLETVGIGQAEYAARAQVDTLVLVLLPESGDMVQAMKAGIMEMADIYVVNKSDLPGAKKMATDIQRIAAVSQQPEGAWRAPVLLASSTQSDSIRALSQAIDRHQAWRATDPERRQRLRAQRLRYRLRRMLELRIAHAIAHADDALFDAPLGQQMGRILAAAATLDS from the coding sequence ATGAACGCACCGGGCCGCCTCAAGCATGAAGGTAGTCCGGCGGACGCCCCGCCCCTGGACCGCTGGGCGCTGGGCCGCGCGCTGACACGCATGGCCAACGCCGACGCCGCGGAAGTGGCGCGCTTCGCGCTGCGCGATGCGACCGCGCACGCCGCCCGCCGGATCGGCATCACCGGCGCTCCGGGCGCCGGCAAGAGCACCCTGGTCGGGCATCTGGCGCTGGAACGCGCGCCGACAGGCCGCCTGGGCGTCCTGGCCGTCGATCCGAGCAGCCCGAAGAGCGGCGGCGCGATCCTGGGCGACCGCGTCCGCATGGACGACCTGGCCGGCATCGGCGATCTTTACATCCGCTCGCTGGGTTCGCGCCGCACCTGCGACGGCCTGGCCGACAACCTGCCCGAGATGCTCGACATCATGGACGAGTTCGGCTTTGACGAAGTGCTGCTGGAGACGGTCGGCATCGGCCAGGCCGAGTATGCGGCGCGCGCGCAAGTCGACACGCTGGTCCTGGTCCTGCTGCCCGAAAGCGGCGACATGGTCCAGGCCATGAAGGCCGGCATCATGGAAATGGCCGACATCTACGTCGTCAACAAGTCAGACCTGCCGGGCGCGAAGAAAATGGCCACCGACATACAGCGCATCGCCGCGGTAAGCCAGCAGCCCGAGGGCGCGTGGCGTGCGCCGGTACTGCTGGCCTCGTCCACGCAATCGGACTCGATCCGCGCGCTATCCCAAGCCATAGACCGGCACCAAGCCTGGCGCGCCACCGATCCAGAACGGCGCCAACGCCTGCGCGCCCAGCGGCTGCGCTACCGACTGCGGCGCATGCTCGAACTGCGCATCGCGCACGCCATCGCCCACGCCGACGACGCACTGTTCGACGCTCCGCTCGGGCAGCAGATGGGCCGGATACTCGCGGCCGCCGCCACGCTCGATTCCTGA
- a CDS encoding Bug family tripartite tricarboxylate transporter substrate binding protein, with product MLMRFFASLLTAVCTAAPAASASAAFPDKPVRIIVPQTPGGASDVLARIIGQKLTAKWGQPVVVENHAGAGGNVGMELVVRAAPDGYTLLMSYVGTQAINGALYRKLSFDPVQDFAPVATLATLPFVMVTRPDSPFKTVSEVVAAARNSHINYGSAGNGSVNHLLGEMFNAATGVKLAHIPYRGAAPALQDLMGGRIQVVFTSLPSVIGALKSSTLYPIAVTSARPAAAFDSIPTIAQAGFKDFDVNPWFGLMAPGRTPPDLVRKINSDVNDILRLPEVAASFAAQGAEPYITQPDEFARVLRADALKWGEVVRASGAQVD from the coding sequence ATGCTCATGCGCTTTTTCGCATCGTTGTTGACCGCCGTCTGCACCGCCGCGCCGGCCGCGAGCGCGAGCGCGGCATTTCCAGACAAGCCGGTCAGGATCATCGTCCCGCAGACGCCTGGCGGCGCCTCCGACGTGCTGGCCCGCATCATCGGCCAGAAGCTCACGGCGAAATGGGGCCAGCCGGTGGTGGTCGAGAACCACGCGGGCGCGGGCGGCAATGTCGGCATGGAGCTGGTCGTCCGGGCGGCGCCCGACGGCTACACCCTGCTGATGAGCTACGTCGGCACCCAAGCCATCAATGGCGCGCTGTACCGCAAGCTGTCCTTCGATCCGGTCCAGGATTTCGCGCCCGTCGCCACGCTGGCCACCCTGCCCTTCGTCATGGTGACGCGGCCGGATTCGCCATTCAAGACCGTCTCCGAAGTCGTGGCGGCCGCCCGCAACTCGCACATCAACTACGGCTCGGCCGGCAACGGCTCCGTCAATCACCTGCTGGGCGAGATGTTCAACGCCGCCACTGGCGTCAAGCTCGCGCACATTCCCTACCGGGGCGCGGCGCCGGCGCTGCAGGATCTGATGGGCGGACGGATCCAGGTGGTGTTCACCAGCCTGCCGTCCGTCATCGGCGCCCTCAAGAGCTCCACCCTCTATCCGATCGCGGTCACCAGCGCGCGCCCTGCCGCGGCATTCGACAGCATTCCGACCATCGCGCAGGCTGGCTTCAAGGACTTCGATGTCAATCCATGGTTCGGCCTCATGGCTCCCGGACGCACGCCGCCGGATCTGGTGCGGAAAATCAACAGCGATGTGAACGACATCCTGCGCCTGCCGGAAGTCGCGGCCAGCTTCGCGGCGCAGGGCGCGGAGCCCTACATCACGCAACCGGACGAGTTCGCGCGCGTCCTGCGTGCCGATGCGTTGAAGTGGGGCGAGGTGGTGCGCGCCTCGGGCGCGCAAGTGGACTGA
- a CDS encoding ABC transporter substrate-binding protein: MKTSSYSCSLRKLPSSGRRVVASLFCIAACVPTWAQASGDVVKIGVLADMSGIYSDMGGAGITEAVKMAIADFGGKVNGRKIEVVTSNHSAKPDVAATAARGWFDTQGVDMIISGPSSGTSLAIATVAAEKKKIVIVTGGVAAQLTNEECSPYTVHYLYDTVALARGTGAAMTRQGGKTWYFLTVDYAFGKSLEKETTEVVRANGGSVLGSVRHPLSTPDFSSFLLQAKASGAQVLGLANGGADTINSVKAASEFGLSSSMKLAGLMLFITDVHALGLEQTRGINLTEAWYWDSDDKSRAWAARFQQKMSKMPTSMQAASYSATLHYLQAVQHAASDQAEDVMAQMRKEKINDMYTQNGYIREDGRMVHDLRLMEIKSPAESKGPWDYYKQVQMIPGEQAFASKAESKCKFWN, from the coding sequence ATGAAAACTTCTTCCTATAGCTGTTCGTTGCGCAAGCTCCCCTCGTCGGGCCGCCGCGTCGTGGCGTCCCTGTTCTGCATCGCCGCCTGTGTCCCGACATGGGCCCAGGCGAGCGGCGACGTTGTCAAGATCGGCGTGCTGGCCGACATGTCGGGCATCTACTCCGACATGGGCGGCGCCGGCATCACCGAAGCGGTGAAGATGGCCATCGCCGATTTCGGCGGCAAGGTCAACGGCAGGAAGATCGAGGTCGTGACGTCCAATCACTCGGCCAAGCCCGACGTCGCGGCAACCGCGGCGCGCGGCTGGTTCGACACACAAGGCGTGGACATGATCATCAGCGGCCCCAGTTCAGGCACCAGCCTGGCCATTGCCACGGTCGCGGCGGAGAAGAAGAAGATCGTCATCGTCACGGGCGGCGTCGCCGCCCAGCTGACCAACGAGGAATGCTCGCCTTACACCGTCCATTACCTCTACGACACGGTGGCCCTGGCCCGCGGCACCGGCGCGGCCATGACGCGCCAGGGCGGCAAAACCTGGTACTTCCTGACGGTCGACTACGCCTTCGGCAAGTCGCTGGAAAAGGAGACCACGGAGGTCGTCCGGGCCAATGGCGGCAGCGTCCTGGGCAGCGTGCGCCATCCTCTGTCCACCCCCGATTTCTCGTCCTTCCTGCTGCAGGCCAAGGCCTCGGGCGCGCAGGTCCTGGGACTGGCCAACGGCGGCGCCGACACCATCAATTCGGTCAAGGCCGCCAGCGAGTTCGGACTGTCTTCATCAATGAAGCTGGCGGGCCTGATGCTGTTCATCACCGACGTGCATGCCCTGGGCCTGGAGCAGACCCGCGGCATCAACCTGACCGAGGCCTGGTACTGGGACTCGGACGACAAGTCGCGCGCCTGGGCCGCCCGCTTCCAGCAGAAGATGAGCAAGATGCCCACCAGCATGCAGGCGGCCAGCTACTCGGCGACGCTGCATTACCTGCAGGCTGTCCAGCACGCAGCCAGCGACCAGGCCGAGGACGTGATGGCGCAGATGAGGAAAGAGAAAATCAACGACATGTACACCCAAAACGGCTACATCCGGGAGGACGGCCGCATGGTCCACGATCTGCGGCTCATGGAGATCAAGAGCCCGGCCGAATCCAAGGGGCCTTGGGACTACTACAAGCAGGTACAGATGATTCCTGGAGAGCAGGCGTTTGCCTCCAAGGCGGAATCCAAGTGCAAGTTCTGGAACTGA
- a CDS encoding isopenicillin N synthase family dioxygenase, giving the protein MTTATNQVSASEGVKQAIESGQGLPILDVGPYLAGKPGALEQLAADVRWIQENLGFFAIVNHGIPQGLIDESFRQTAKLFEIPMEEKLRHRVGFHHQGYLPPKASILQSTAIMEKIALNTKKDTNAAWLFMRNRTADDPKVVANVRHRGLNQWPESLPEFRKTLYEYQTSMEALALKLLPIYARALDLPADHFNHMFKAPEYYQRCAYYHPEERLEEGQYALAPHSDGSFLTLLPMTPVPGLQVMTPSKEWLNVTYVKDALIVNTGQVLNRLSNDRFIATPHRVVNPPMKRYALTFFFYPDDDANVGPIPACVKQGEKAKYDSRSFYDFFVPYLDDLYHYNDPKFMSEVEPEGIRSQA; this is encoded by the coding sequence ATGACTACTGCAACGAATCAGGTAAGCGCTTCTGAAGGCGTCAAGCAAGCCATAGAAAGCGGCCAGGGACTGCCCATCCTCGACGTGGGTCCGTATCTTGCCGGCAAGCCCGGCGCGCTCGAACAACTGGCGGCGGACGTGCGCTGGATCCAGGAGAACCTGGGCTTCTTCGCCATCGTCAACCACGGCATTCCCCAGGGGCTCATCGACGAATCGTTCCGCCAGACCGCCAAGCTCTTCGAGATTCCCATGGAAGAGAAGCTCAGGCATCGGGTCGGCTTCCACCACCAGGGCTACCTGCCGCCCAAGGCATCCATCCTGCAATCGACCGCCATCATGGAGAAGATCGCGCTCAACACCAAGAAGGACACCAACGCCGCCTGGCTTTTCATGCGCAACCGCACTGCCGACGATCCCAAGGTGGTGGCCAACGTCCGGCACCGCGGCTTGAACCAATGGCCGGAAAGCCTGCCGGAGTTCCGCAAGACCTTGTACGAATACCAGACCTCCATGGAGGCGCTCGCGCTCAAGCTGCTGCCCATCTATGCGCGGGCGCTGGACCTTCCGGCCGACCATTTCAACCATATGTTCAAAGCGCCGGAGTACTACCAGCGCTGCGCCTACTACCATCCGGAAGAGCGCCTGGAGGAAGGCCAGTACGCCCTGGCGCCACACTCCGACGGCAGCTTCCTGACGCTGCTGCCGATGACGCCGGTGCCGGGCCTGCAAGTCATGACCCCCTCGAAGGAATGGCTCAACGTCACCTACGTCAAGGACGCGCTGATCGTGAACACCGGCCAGGTCCTCAACCGCCTGTCCAACGACCGCTTCATCGCCACGCCGCACCGCGTGGTCAATCCCCCGATGAAGCGCTACGCGCTGACCTTCTTCTTCTACCCGGACGATGACGCCAACGTGGGTCCCATCCCGGCCTGTGTCAAGCAGGGTGAAAAAGCCAAGTACGACTCCCGCTCCTTCTACGACTTCTTCGTGCCCTACCTGGACGATCTGTACCACTACAACGATCCCAAGTTCATGAGCGAGGTCGAACCCGAAGGCATCCGTTCCCAGGCCTGA
- a CDS encoding aldehyde dehydrogenase family protein produces the protein MSKLLIDGRWVDALDGETIDVIDPCTGQAFSRIARGRAADVDLAVAAARRALEGAWGRMTATERGRILQRLGQLILDHGDELAELEARDTGKPMSVARADAGAVARYFEFYGGAADKIHGQTIPYLAGYNVSVVRIPHGVTAHIIPWNYPAQMMGRTLAPALAMGNAAVVKPSEDACLTALKLGELALLAGLPAGALNIVTGYGAEAGAALTSHPGINFATFTGSPEVGVQVQQATARNHVPCVLELGGKSPQIVFNDADLAKAAPIIVRAIVQNAGQTCSAGSRLLVQQGIYDRFVHTIAAAFDALKAGTPEMDLDCGPLINARQRDKVQAFIAEAAAMGVPLLAQGRLAPDASGDGYFVKPALFGPVPRDHRLASQEVFGPVLSVMPFSDEGDALQLANATDYGLVAGVWTESGSRQSRMAQRIASGQVFINCYGAGGGVELPFGGVKKSGYGREKGFLALEEMSTTKTIVQHYA, from the coding sequence GTGAGCAAATTGTTGATCGACGGCCGCTGGGTCGATGCGCTCGATGGCGAAACCATAGATGTCATCGATCCCTGCACCGGGCAGGCTTTCTCGCGGATCGCGCGCGGCCGGGCCGCGGATGTGGATCTGGCGGTCGCGGCGGCGCGGCGCGCGCTGGAAGGCGCCTGGGGCAGGATGACGGCGACCGAGCGCGGCCGGATCCTGCAGCGCCTGGGGCAGCTCATCCTGGATCATGGCGATGAGCTGGCCGAACTGGAGGCCCGCGATACCGGCAAGCCCATGTCGGTGGCGCGCGCGGACGCCGGGGCGGTGGCGCGCTACTTCGAGTTCTACGGCGGCGCGGCCGACAAGATCCACGGGCAGACCATTCCCTACCTGGCCGGCTACAACGTCAGCGTTGTCCGCATTCCGCACGGCGTCACGGCCCACATCATTCCCTGGAACTATCCCGCGCAAATGATGGGACGCACGCTGGCGCCGGCGCTGGCCATGGGCAACGCGGCGGTGGTCAAGCCCTCTGAAGATGCCTGCCTGACCGCCTTGAAACTGGGCGAATTGGCGCTGCTGGCCGGGCTGCCGGCCGGCGCGCTCAACATCGTGACGGGCTACGGCGCGGAAGCCGGCGCGGCGCTGACCTCGCACCCTGGCATCAACTTCGCGACCTTCACCGGTTCCCCCGAAGTCGGCGTCCAGGTCCAACAAGCTACCGCGCGCAACCACGTTCCCTGCGTGCTCGAACTGGGCGGCAAATCGCCGCAAATCGTATTCAACGACGCGGACCTGGCCAAGGCCGCGCCGATCATCGTCCGGGCCATCGTCCAGAACGCGGGCCAGACCTGCTCCGCCGGCAGCCGCCTGCTGGTACAGCAGGGCATTTACGACCGTTTCGTCCACACCATCGCGGCCGCTTTCGACGCGCTGAAGGCAGGCACGCCCGAGATGGATCTGGACTGCGGTCCGCTGATCAACGCACGGCAGCGCGACAAAGTGCAAGCCTTCATCGCCGAAGCCGCCGCCATGGGCGTGCCGCTGCTGGCGCAAGGCCGCCTGGCGCCGGACGCGTCAGGCGACGGGTATTTCGTCAAGCCGGCGCTGTTCGGGCCGGTACCCCGCGACCACCGGCTGGCCTCGCAGGAAGTGTTTGGCCCGGTGCTGTCCGTCATGCCGTTCAGCGACGAAGGCGATGCCCTGCAACTGGCCAATGCGACGGACTACGGCCTGGTCGCGGGCGTCTGGACGGAGAGCGGCAGCCGTCAGTCCCGCATGGCGCAGCGCATCGCCAGCGGCCAGGTATTCATCAATTGCTACGGCGCGGGCGGCGGCGTGGAGCTGCCCTTCGGCGGCGTCAAGAAAAGCGGCTACGGCCGCGAGAAAGGATTTCTCGCCCTGGAAGAAATGAGCACGACCAAGACCATTGTTCAACACTACGCATAA
- a CDS encoding SDR family oxidoreductase, with translation MSGLSNKIAIVTGAGSGFGAAIARAYAKENAKVVLADLNLEAAQQVARELGENASAVACDVSNGDQVQAMVRHCVERFGAPDVVINNAGTTHRNQPMLEVDEATFDRVFAVNVKSIYLMALAVVPLMKEKKDGVIINVGSVGAIRPRPGLTWYNSSKGAVRVMTKSMAAELAADGIRVNLISPVMAPTGLLNDFMGVADNAENRARFVSTIPLGRMCDPDDVANVAVFLASAEARFLTGVELPVDGGRSI, from the coding sequence ATGTCCGGATTGAGCAACAAGATCGCGATCGTCACGGGAGCAGGCAGCGGCTTCGGTGCCGCCATCGCCCGCGCCTACGCCAAGGAAAACGCCAAGGTCGTCCTGGCCGACCTCAATCTCGAAGCCGCGCAGCAGGTCGCCCGTGAGCTGGGTGAAAACGCCAGCGCTGTCGCGTGCGACGTGAGCAACGGCGACCAGGTGCAAGCCATGGTCCGCCACTGCGTGGAGCGTTTCGGCGCGCCCGACGTGGTGATCAACAATGCCGGCACCACGCACCGCAACCAGCCCATGCTGGAGGTGGACGAAGCGACCTTCGACCGCGTGTTCGCGGTCAACGTAAAGTCGATCTATCTCATGGCGCTGGCCGTGGTTCCGCTGATGAAGGAAAAGAAGGACGGCGTGATCATCAACGTGGGCTCGGTAGGCGCCATCCGTCCGCGCCCCGGCCTGACCTGGTACAACAGTTCGAAAGGCGCGGTCAGGGTCATGACCAAATCGATGGCCGCCGAACTCGCCGCGGACGGCATCCGCGTCAATCTCATTTCGCCGGTCATGGCGCCCACTGGGCTGCTCAACGACTTCATGGGCGTGGCCGACAACGCCGAGAACCGGGCGCGCTTCGTATCGACGATACCGCTGGGCCGGATGTGCGACCCGGACGACGTGGCGAACGTGGCCGTATTCCTGGCCAGCGCCGAGGCACGCTTCCTGACCGGCGTCGAGCTCCCGGTCGACGGCGGCCGCTCCATCTAG
- a CDS encoding cob(I)yrinic acid a,c-diamide adenosyltransferase, whose protein sequence is MANRLSVIATRTGDDGTTGLGDGSRTPKDAPRIAALGEVDELNSVIGVLLAEKLPDEVATDLHIIQNDLFDMGAELCIPGHRALDQAQIAHLDGRLAHYNAALPPLKEFILPGGSRASAHFHMARTVCRRAERAVVALARTEGLNPTVRQYLNRLSDLMFVLAREMNRRLGLSDVYWSSRHSR, encoded by the coding sequence ATGGCCAACCGCTTATCCGTCATCGCCACCCGCACCGGCGATGACGGCACCACCGGACTGGGCGATGGCTCGCGCACGCCCAAGGACGCGCCCCGCATCGCCGCCTTGGGCGAGGTGGATGAGCTAAACAGTGTGATCGGCGTGCTGCTTGCTGAAAAATTGCCCGACGAAGTCGCGACCGATCTGCACATCATCCAGAACGACCTGTTCGACATGGGCGCCGAGCTCTGCATCCCGGGGCATCGCGCGCTGGACCAGGCGCAGATCGCCCATCTGGACGGCCGCCTGGCGCATTACAACGCCGCCCTGCCGCCGCTGAAGGAGTTCATCCTGCCGGGCGGCTCGCGCGCATCCGCGCATTTCCACATGGCCCGGACCGTCTGCCGCCGCGCCGAACGCGCGGTGGTGGCGCTGGCACGCACCGAGGGTCTCAATCCGACGGTGCGGCAGTACCTGAACCGGCTCTCGGACCTGATGTTCGTGCTGGCGCGTGAGATGAACCGGCGCTTGGGGTTGTCGGATGTGTACTGGAGCAGCCGGCATTCGCGGTAG